The Malaclemys terrapin pileata isolate rMalTer1 chromosome 20, rMalTer1.hap1, whole genome shotgun sequence genome contains the following window.
agtcatggtgaatcgcaggaagccgggggtgcagggccctgagtcccccaatactccgtgacacttgGCTACCTTGGGTGAACCCTCCCGAGCCTTGTCTCCAGGAGGGTTTTACAGTGAGAGCTGAGCCCGCCCCCACCCTTGTGGCGGGAAGACACAAGCTGGTCGGCTCTGGTGCTGAAACTGGGCTAGCTGGCGTGTATGCTGGCACCCCTCGCTCCCCGGCCTGGGCAAGCCCCCCAGGCTAGGCCTGCAgctttgcagggctggctctgtgcCCCAGGCCAGAGGTGCCGACTTTCTAATTTCCCAGGGGGGACTCgaccccggctccaccccaggccctgccctcactgcacccttctcccaaggccctgccacttcccaccctcgcgctgccccctccctcccattgccTCCAGCCCCCCACTGAAAAGCTGATCACTGGTGGGTaggagctgatcagtggggccgccggtgggtgctgagcacccatggagttggcacctctgccccaggcccctcctTTCCCCTGGGAGCAGGGGTCTCATAGTGATCCCACCCTAgctcactctgccccttcccagacCCCATGGCAAAGCCCCTCCAATTCCTTTCCTCCATGGCCTACTGGTTCCTCCCAGGGCCTGTGCATTCCACCGCAGCCGTAGCTGGCCACGTCCTCCCCCTGTGGCCTCCCTGCTCTTCCTTCCCTGGCCCTCGGTGCCAGCCTAGGTAGGCCCTGCGATCGGCTGCAGCTCAGGGGTAGCTGCGGCTCGGGGTAGGGCTGGCGATGAAGGGCGTCCACAGCTGAGAACTGAATTCGATCCCCTGACCCGCCAGCCTGTCcctcccagtcctgcccccccgtGGGCTCCACGCACTCCCTGGGGCCAGCTCCCCTGTTGCACTGGTAGGTTTAATCCCTGCCCCAATTGCGCCTCACTCTCTCGATGCcttagccctgcccccccaccccccgtgagcTCTCCGTGGCTCAGGATGTGGTACCGGGGAGCGGGGAGCACTGTGCTCCATGCTCACAACGTGGCCCCCTAGCCAGCCTCCTCGCCCTGCTGCAGTCGGGGGCCTTGGGCCCCAGGAGCCACCACCTCCCTGCCCTTTCCCCTGCAGTGATTGTCCCCAGGCACCTTCCTGGCCTGGCAGGGGTCTGTCGTGCCCGGGAGATGGTGTTTCCTGCGCTGTGGGCACCAGCAGTCTCCGcccacctgccctgcctggcTCCAGGAGGAGCTCACATGCAGCGTCCCAGTTGGCCTGAAATttgggtgggggctgcaggggcatgatcccctgccccacagctctgaACCCCTCGCTGCGTCCCCCAGCTCATTTGCTGGTGCCCTCCCGTGCCCCCTTGACTTGCCCCAGGCGCGGCTTCTGCCTGTGGCTGGTAACTGGAGACAGTGCAGAGCCTTGGTTCAGTGCGTCTGAGGCTGCAGCTCAAAATGCTTCCAGCAAGGGGCCCAACGTGAACCAGCCCCCAGGCGCAGCCAGGCTCTGGGTCCCCGTGGCTGAGGAGGACAGGCCAGGTTCTGGCTGGGCCCAGAGAGAGGCACAAGGCTCAGCTCTGGGTTGGGCCACCTCAGTCTTTCTGGACCCATGGCTGGATGTAAGAGTCCCGTGGGATTAGCGTACGTGTGTCCATGTCACCGTGGGTCTGTCTGTACCTGTCCATGCAGTCGTCTATGCCCCCCTGCCTGTGTCTCCGGGGGCCCACGTGTATCCTAATGCCACTTGTTCCTTGCTCTCAGGAGACGCTTCTGGGGGCTCTGCTCTGCGTCGTGGTGGTCTCGGGGTGCTGAGGCCAGCCCCTCCTGTGGAGCTGTGGCACTGCTGGTACTAGGGGGAGGGTGTACTGTGCCGTGCCAGGCCAGGCCGTGGTGGCCTTTAGCCCGGTGTGAGGACTGGTTCAGGCACGGCGAGCTGGGCTTTGGCCTGGCTCACCCTGAGTACACTGGAGCCTCTCCCCACGATAACTTCCATTTTGGTGCCACACGCTGGTGCAGGCGTGACGTGTCCGGGGGGTGCCTCGCTCGGGGCAGAGGTGCCCACGGCAGGTAGCTCTGGCGGGGATTGCTCTCGGGTAGGATGCCCGGTGCAGAGCCTCACAATGGATTAATtgttttgattattattattgaaagTGATTTAAGCCAGTTACAGCATGTGGCCAGGAATGGGCTGCAGGGTCCGTAGGGATTCTGGGTAACAGGGTGGGGGGCAAGCCCAGTCCCCAAGGGATTCTGGGTaacagggtgggggctgggtccCCTAGGGGAATGGAATGGGCAGGTccctggggggttctgggtgatGAGAGCGGGGAGGGCAGGTCCCGGCGGGgctgctggggggatgggggcagcagcCACTCAGAGTGGAGCAGAAGTGCCAGGGGCTGGAGTATCACCGACCTGGTGGGGGTGGTGCCAGGTGGGCTGGGTGCTCGCTGTGTCCCTAGCCCCGGCATCGGTGGCAGTGCTGGGTCCCGGTGCCCGGGTGTCCTCAGGCCTGTCCCATTTGGTGCTGGATGCCAGCTGTGGCAATCTGGCTCGCGAGGGCTGGGACGGGCGGCGCGTGTGGCCTGGTcaggtgtctctgctgctgtttcCATTGCCCAAGAACCCTGAGTCAGCCACTCCGCCTGCATTCCCAGGGCCGGGCAGGAGCCAGCCAcgcccctggctcccagggctGCTTCATAAGGCAGGGGAGCGATACTGAGCACCGGGTGCCTACTCAGCCCATTGGCACTTGGGCAGGGCAAGGGGGAGGCCCTGGCTGAGAAGGTGGCTCTGGGTCCCAATGGCAGTGCTTCTCGTCCCCAGATCCCTGCCACACTGTAGCTGGTGGCCAGTGGCCTCGGAGCCCCCTGCACCATGGCCAGTGAGAAGATGCATGGTGCCCCGGACCTGCTGGACCTCAGCTTCCAGTGTAAGGGCAAAGAGAtggggggcagaggcgggggaGGCCCTGTGCTTTGTGCGCAGTggtcggggagggggggagatgggggctgtGTGGTGACTGGGGGGAGGTGTTTGGGGGGGTGGCCAGGAGCGGGCGCTGGTGGGTGTGTGGTGACTGGGGGCTTGGGGGCAGTGCCGGGGGTTGGAAGGTGCATGGTGGCTTTCATGGATTTGGGGTGCCAGGGAGTTGGGGTTCCGAGGGGAGCAGAGGGTGCATGGTGGCATGTGGGGTGGCCAGGAGGGTGGGGGATATGGGGTGGTTGGAGATTTGGTGGTGGTGTGTGGTAGCTGGCAGGGTTGTGAGGTGGCCAGGGGCTCGGGGTACAGTAggttggggttctggggggtgcagagggtgtGTGGTGGCTGGCAGGTGTGTGAgatggcctgggggtgggggttggggatgCGGTAggttggggttctgggggtgcagagggtgtgtggtggccaggggtttggggtgcagtaggttggggttttggggggtgcagagggtgtGTGGTGGCTGACAGGTGTGTGAgatggcctgggggtgggggttggggatgCGGTAggttggggttctggggggtgcagagggtgtgtgtggtggcCAGGGGTTTGTGGTGCAGTAGGTTTGGGTTCTGAGGGTGCAGAAGGTGTGTGTGGTGGccaggggttcggggtgcagtaagttggggttctggggggtgTGCGGTAGCTAGTGGATTTTCAGCTAGTTGGTCACAGCCTCCCAGAGCTCTTGGGCTGCGGTTGCTGATCCGGCAGCCCAGGCGTCCCACCAACAGGCCCGAGCTCTCTGCTACCCACCGACTCCTTGGGAGAGGCCTGGAGATGAGCTGGGGATGGGATGAACCTGGGACCCCGTCGCTCACTGAGTCTAAGGGCCTCTGTTGAAATCGACAGCCTGCCCGAATACACTCAGAGAGGGACAAGGGCCCCCGCAGGGCCGTGGCTGCATAGCCAGGCTCAGCCGGGTGCAGAGCCTGCCCTGGCACAGGGCCTCACGGTGAGTCTCCCCCAGCCCTAGCTATGAAGCACATTGACCTGAAGCAGGTGGAACTGGACACGGCCGTAGCCAAGGTGGATGAGCTGTCCAGACAGCTGGAAACCCTGTGGACGGACAGCCCAGGGCAGACTGCTGGGCAACCCAAGGTACGGCAGGGAAGGGAGACGGCTTGTCACGGGGAGCACTGCCccaccactgagatgcagccatctctggggtgggatgtttcaaggaggaggatgggatttGACCAGGACCCCAGGGCTAACACCCTGGCAAAGGGGAGTGTTGTGAGCGGGCTCGTGAAGGAAGCAAGTGGGCGGGAGTTCAGGTCTCTCATCCCCAAGatggcacagcgccccctagtgctatGCTGGGCCAGTGGGGTCAGCACTCACCCCAAAGGGACAGAGCCCCCAGTGAGTCCTTGCCCTGCTCcctacagcacagcgccccctagtgctatGCTCCCCCCGGTGCAGTGGTGCCATAAGAGTCTCATTTTccctggatggggcaggggccttcTCTGGCCCGTGCTGAGCCCATCTGCTCTccctgcctagggttaccatatttcaacaatcaaagaagaggaggggaggagccccgccctagccccgcccctgtcctgtcctagccccgcccctgccccttccactccctcccacttcctgcccccctcagaacccccatccctcccccctactccttgtcccctgactgccccccaggactccaccccctccctaagcctccctgcctcttgtcccctgactgccccctcctgagaccttccccacatcctaactggccccctaggaccctaccccctacctgtcccctgactgccccctcctgagaccttccccacatcctaactggccccctaggaccctaccccctacctgtcccctgactgccccctcctgagaccttccccacatcctaactggccccctaggaccctaccccctacctgtcccctgactgccccaacccttatccacacccccaccacctgacagcccccccccccagaactcctgacccatctaaacccctctgctccctgtcccctgactgctccgatccctctccccacccctgccccctgacagccccccccagaactcccaaacacccccccccttgtcccctgactgccccctcctgggacccctgctcctaactgccctccagaaccccaccccctacctaagcctccctgttccttgtcccctaactgccccctcctgagaccccccacctgtactctgcccaaaaccttacacccccaacccccagacagcccccccagaactcctgacccatccaaccctccccctgctccctgtctcttgactaccccccccccgaacctccctgccgcttctctgacccccggcccccttactgtgctgcagagcagcgtgctcggcagcgggggaggggagcagggtcggagctccagaccgAACGGCCGGCCGCccatctgcgaatgcagggagggagggggagggagagagaggaggggagtggtctcaagtttcaggggagaggaggggggaagtggaggaagggctctggctgccggagcccgtgcgagtggcacgatccggccggctgccctgtaagccgcgcacgctctgtatggggggaagtccggacattgacaaattccccccggatgctatttttaacttaaaaaagccgacatgtccgggggaatccggacgaatggtaaccctatccctgCCGCTCTCAGGTGGACAGATACGGCGCCAGCCCCTCGCACGCCCCAGAGCCGCTTCGCTTGGCCACGTCCCCACAGCTTCAGTACGCCAGGAAGAACTTGTCTCTGGAGAGCACCGACAGCTACATCTCCTACCACGCTGAGACCTTCTCACCCACCGCCGTCTACAGCCCACCTGCCAAGGCCCACCCCGCCTCTCCCCAGTCCCCCTTCTACCTGCAGGGCGAGCCCCTGGAGCGGGCCCAGTCGCCCCGGCCCAAGGTGCTGCCCGTCTCTTACGActcgctgcccctgcccagccccaaggGACGCGCGCCCTCCCCGCGTTCCCTGTGGCAGGCTGGTGCCGCGGAGCGCCTGGCCTTCTCCAGGCCGGTGGGCCGCGTGGGCTCCCCCAGGTTGGTGCCGACCCCCTCTGAGGCCTCGGCGCCACAGATATTCTTCCCGGACCGCGCGCTGTCTCCCCGGCCACCCCACCCGCCGCCCTACGAGAGCCACAGCCTGTTCCCCACTGGGCCCAGCTCCTTCGCCCCCTTCCGGGCCCAAGGTAAGCCAGCCCCAGCCTGACGCACAGGCCCCCTCCCCATGTggctttgggggggaaggggagggcctAGCAGAGTGCACCGCTGGTCCTGTTCCTCTAGGGGGCACTAGAGGGGggcttgaagtgtgtgtgtgggggggtgggggggcatgggtgtagggtgaccagacggcaaGTGttaaaaattgggacgggggtgaggaGTAATaagagcccatataaaaaaaaaaaatttccaaatatcgggactgtccatataaaatcgggacatctggtcacccaacgtgggtgcctgaactgtggccctgccccttcccctaagGCCCCGCCCTTGCACCGACCCgtgtccctgaggccccgcccttgcaCCGACCCAtgtccctgaggccctgctcccttGCTGTCCCCGCCCCCGAAGCCCTGCTCCCGCACCACCTCTAACcacccccccagaccctgccccctgctcgctcatccccaccccactgctcacccttacagccagtaaaaagtggggtggggcatggacccctggctcagagcagggaggagctggggctcagACAGGCAGTTACCTCCCTGGGGGACGTGGAGGTCTCTGGGTCACACTGGTGAGgtctcccctgcccatcccccatccTGGGGCTGGAATGGCCCCTGCTGGGGGCAGAGTAGGGCTAAGGACCCAGGGACTGGCGCCGGTGAGACCATTCAGAGTCTCTCTCCCCAGACGACCTGGTGATCCGGCGAaggccccagaggagctggaacGAGTCGGACCTGGACGTGGCGTACGAGAAGAAATCGTCCCACTCGGCCGGCTACGAGAGTGAGCGCCCGGGGTCCGTGGGGAGGGCCTGGGGGGATGGACAGActtctctctcccactcctgGTCTCTGGGAAGCTCCCAGCTGTGGAGGAGCTGGCAGCCGGGGgtccctggcaggccgcgtggctgcgggggagctggcagccgGGGTTCCCTGGCAGACCgcgtggctgtgggggagctggcagccgGGGGTCTCTGGCAGACCGCGTGGCCGCGGGGGAGCTGGCAGCGCCGGGGGTCCCTGGCAGGCTGCGTGGCTGCGGGGGAGCTGGCAGCGCCGGGGgtccctggcaggccgcgtggcTGCGGGGGAGCTGGCAGCGCCGGGGGTCCCTGGCAGGCCACATGGGAGCTGGCAGCACCGGGGgtccctggcaagccgcgtggcTGCGGGGGAGCTGGCAGCGCCGGGGGTCCCTGGCAGGCCACGTGGCTGCGGGGGAGCTGGCAGCGCGGGGGGTCCCTGGCAGGCCGTGTGGTTGCGGGGGAGCTGGCAGTGCCGGGGGTCCCTGCAGGCCATAGGGGAGCTGGCAGCGCCGGGGGTCCCTGACAGGCCGTGTGGCTGCGGGGGAGCTGGCAGCGCCGGGGGTCCCTCTTAGCATTGTCCCATGATGGGTGCCAGCTCCATTTCCACACAGAGCCCCCCAAGACCCCCATCCTAGTAGGACAGGAAAGTACGGTGTGGCTTGGTCCCTGAGACAACATGGGAGCCTCCGACCTCACCAGCTGCCTTCCCGCAGGAGGAGACGTGCacgcagggctcaggcaggcacctgcggggctgcagctggctcctTGGAGGGAATCGAGCCTGGATGGGGCCGCAGGGCAAGGCAAGGTAAGTGCTGGCCGGGGCTACCAGCCGGCAGGGCTGGCCCATAGCGTGGTACCGCATGGGGAGGACGGAGTCACAGCACCAGTCCCTGTGTGCTGTGCGGGGTGAAGAGAATTCATCTGCATCAGGCCAagctgacccctgccagaggccAGTTACCGGGCTGGCTGGGCCCATGGGTCTGATCTGGGGCCACTGGCGCAGGGATGGGACTAGCTGGGCCTGATCTGGGGTGacaggggaggggcttggggcCAGCTGGGCCCGTGAGTTTGCCCCTGCGCTGGGAACCCAGCACTGGGCAGGCGCTGCAATCTGGTGGCAGCCCTGCATGGGCCCTGCCCCGCTGCTGGCGGGAccctggagccagggctgtgctGACTAGGTGTGGAAGCTGCAATGACTTGTGGCTGGGTGTccccctgtgctgctgggtgGGGGCCGGGGGGTGTTCCCAGCACTGCGTCCGATCCTGGCCGGCTCACAgcgccctctcccccctccaggaCGAGTGCCCCCAGCCTTACGCCATCCACAGCGCCACGCTGCCACGCAACTACAAAGTGTCCCTGCTGCCCGGCGAGCGCAGACCAGACAGCTCCTTCCGCAGGCTGCTGCCCACCAGCCAGACGGGCACCCTGCCCCGCAACTGGCAGTTCTCCCAGCAGCCCGTCTCGCGCATCGCCATGCCGCCTCCCAGCCCGCAGGGCATGCGGGCGAAGCGCCACaagcccctgcccctctccatgaTCTTCAAGCTGCAAAACGCCTTCTGGGCGTCCGGAGCCTCCAGTGCCAAGGGccagccccagggggccccaggctCCCCCATCTTCCTCCGCTCCCCACAGaagcagccccagctccagcagccatCTCCTCCGGCCCAGGCTCCGCTGCGACCGGTCCCGTCGGGGGCTGAAGGTGAGAGACCCGGGGCAGATGCTGCAGGGCCTGATGGTCTCCTGGTCCCCCCCAGGGTCGGGGTGAGGTCAGACCCCTAGCACCATGGGGCAGCGTGTGGGGGGAAACGGGGAATTGCTCTGCACTCAGCAATGGGGCGCCCTGAGGGGGGGCTGGATATGTGCAAGGGCCAGGGGGGCTGGTAGGGATAAGGGTGGAACTGAGCAGGTTTTGGGGATCCCCCCTTGGGTCTGGGGGTGCTGTGTAGGGAAGCGGGTGCTGACTGGGCTCTGGGCTTCGGGGTGCTGCCTGGGGTCTGGGGGTGCTGACTGGTGTGAggatctggggtgctgccctggTTCCCCCTCTGGATCTGGGATAGGGGGTGCTGCCTTGGCTCTCCTGGGTCTAGAGGTGTTGTCCTGGGTCATGGGGTgctgtctggggctggggagggggggctgcccTGTTTGCCCTTGCAGATCTGGGGAAGGAAGTGCTGCCTTGACTCCCCTGGGTCTAGGGGTGCTGTCATGGGTCTGAGGGTGctgactggggtctgggtctcagGGTGCTGCCCCGGgttagggggtgctgtgctgggtCTGAGTCTGGGGGTGCTGCCCCACGTCTGGGGGTGCTGACGGGTCTGGGTCTCAGGGTGCTGCCCCGGGTTAGGGTCTGAGTCTGGGGGTGCTGCCCCACATCTGGGGATGCTGACAGGTCTGGGTCTCAGGGTGCTGCCCTGGgttagggggtgctgtgctgggtCTGGGGGTGCTGCCCTACGTCTGGGGGTGCTGACTGGGGTTGGGGGCTTGGGAGGGCTGACCTGGTGTGTCTCTTGGCAGCAACGGGAAGGGCCTCAGCCCTCGAAGCACCAGTGGAGCCTGTGCGAGGGGCCCCGGCGGGGGGCGACACGGAGCCCGAGCTGGAGAGCATCCTACGGGGCAGCGAGGTGGCAGAGGCGGAGGAGGTGGCTCGCCCCTTGAGCCCCACCCGCCTGCAGCCTGTCCTGCCCCCCGAGGCTCAGAAGGTGCCCGAGTTCGAGGAGGTGGCCCGGGTGCTGGCGGAAATTCCCCGGCCCCTGAAGCGCCGCGGCTCCatggagcagagccccggccctGCGCTGCCGCCCACCCACAAGAAGCAATACCAGCAGCTCATCAGCCGCCTCTTCCATCACCGGGGCCGCAAGGACGACGCCGTGTCGGCGGGAGACGACCTGCCGCTCATCACGGAGACAGCTGAGCTGAAGGCAGCAaccccgggcagccctgccccGGTGCCCGCACCCCAGAGCTCGCCAGCACCCGCAGCGTCGCCCCTGCTGGCTGTTACGGAGAGCCCTGGCACCCCGACGCCCAGCCCTGGCACCCCGACGCCCAGCCCTGGCACCCCGACGCCCAGCCCTGTAAGTGCAGCCATGCACCCTGGCCCCGGCACCCTGACACCCAGCCCTGTATGTGCAGCCATGGAGCTGTCAGCCAGacccccctcaccctccaccccgaCGCCCAGCCCCGGCGCCCAGCCCTGTAAGTGTAGCCATGCACCCTGGCCCCGGCACCGTGACTCAGCCCTGTATGTGCAGCCATGGAGCTGTCAGCCAGACCCCGCTCACCCTCCACCCCGACGCCCAGCCCTGGAAGCGCAGCCATGGAGCTGTCAGCCAGACACgcccccaagccccagcaccccGACGCCCAGATCTCTTAAGTGCATCATGGAGCTGTCAGccagcctctccccacagccccaggacAGGGCCACTCCCACCTTGCCAGTGCAGCCATGGAGCTgtcagccagccccccaccccctccccatccccgcaAGTCCCAGAACTGGGCTTCCCCATCACCGGTGCAGCCATGGAGCTGTcagccagccccccctccccccccccccccccgccccgcaactCCCAGAACTGAGCTCCCCACAGCTCCGGCCCCTCCCGCCCACACCGTGACCTTGCCCCTTGCGTGCCTGCAGGAGAAGCGCTCGGTGCTGCGCAAGCTCTCGTCCCCGAGGCGGCGGCTGGGGAAACGGGTGCAGCTCAAccccctggtgctgctgctggacGCGGCCCTGACGGGCGAGCTGGACGTGGTGCAGCAGGCAGTGAACGAGGTGAGGctgctgccccgccccgcccctctgggagggacactggagcTGCCAACTCCCCTGCAGCCACATGGCCTGCCAGGGACCACCGGAAtccaccccagaatccctgggcggctcccagcctgctgagtgcgggctgggcaggaggcaATGGCTGGGGGCCGGTGCACCCCCAGGCTGCGCCGCTCCCCTTTGTCCGGCTGGTGCCTGGCCAGCTACACACGGACTCCAGTCCCTGCGGCTGGTGAACGAAAGCGGCTCCTTTGTCAGCAGTGGACGGGGAGATGGCGAGTGTCCTGCCCTGCTCTGATGGATCGGGATGGACACAGCCCCTGGGACGGGCCCGGTgtgcggggggagcagggggcacagacctggggcggggggttggcaGCGTTTTTGGAGTTCACCCGCTCTGGCCCGCAGCTCAACGACCCGAGCCAGCCCAACGACGAGGGCATCACGGCGCTGCACAACGCGATCTGCGGGGCCAACCACAACATCGTCGACTTCCTCATCGCCGTGGGCGCCAACGTCAACTCCATGGACAGCCACGGATGGTGAGCGCCCGCCCACGTGTCTGCCGGCACCCGCCCTGCACTCTTGTGCCTGCCAGCACCCACCGTGCAGTCTTGTGCCCACTGGTGCCTGCCAGGGCTGCCCTGGCACCCTGCGTCCCCGCGCCTGCCAGGCAGCCTGGCACCCTGCGTCCCAGCGCCTGGCCCTGCACCTGCCAGTACTGCCCTTTCACCCTGCGTCCCAGTGCCTAGCCCCACGCCTGCCAGGCAGCCCTGTGGCCCCCTGTTATGCAGCCCTGTGCCTGCCAGCGTTCCCCTatgtgcagccccctccctgccctcctgagCTCCTGCTGCACAGCCCTGGCACCTCAGAGCACTGCTCTAGCCCCCATGCCCCCCCATCACCCAGTGCCTGCTGCCCAACCCggcaccctgcccctccctcgcAGCATGCCAGGCCTAGCCTTGTGCCCTCGGCACCTCAGACAGTGCTCCCCACGGGCCTGGGCAAGGTTGAGGTGGGCGGGCGGATACTGTGTGCGTGGCTGGGGAGGCAGAGCTTGCCTGGGCTGCTGATCCGTCTCTGTCCCCAGTGCTGCCTGCCCCAGGTCTCCGTCGTGCCCACTGGCGCAGGCAGATGCTGACAGTCCCAGCagagccccccactgccctgggtgccTGTCAGCttgtccctcccgccccccaggactcccctgcactgcgccgcctcctgcaACGACACGGCCATCTGCATGGCCCTCATCCGGCATGGAGCCGCCATCTTCACCACCACCTTCAGCGACGGCAGCATGGCCTTGGAGAAGTGCGACCCCTACCGCGAGGGCTACAGCGAGTGCTTCAACTACCTGGCTGGTGAGGTGGGGCCACtgtggggaggagcggggagctgggggggtcaaCTTCATAGGGGTAGGGTCGGGGCAGATGTTGGGGGGCGGGGCTTGACTccccctggggggaaggggcaggacactTCTATGGGGAGCCTGGTGGCTGGTaggaggggtggggccaggagggtGGGTTATTCCACAGAGGGACTTGGGCCTCCCCGTGGGGTGCTGGCTATTGCCTCCCAAGCCCGTGGCAGCTGGTTCGCTCGTGCgcctccccccatccccgtgGTGGTGTCTGGCTcacgcccccccccggcccggccgggcTGTTGTTGCAGATgtggagcagaacatggggctgctGAACAACGGGGTGGTGTACGCGCTGTGGGACTACAGCGCCGAGTTCAGCGACGAGCTGTCGTTCCGCGAGGGGGAGCCGGTCACTGTGCTGCGGCGCGACAGCCAGGAGGAGCTGGACTGGTGGTGGGCCTCGCTCTATGGCCAGGAGGGCTACGTGCCCAAGAACTACTTTGGGGTGAGCCCTGCCCTGAGCTCaccaggatggggaggggccgggcaccgaaccagggctggaggaggaacCACCTGGGAGCAGACCTGACCTAGGccgtgtcttcactgcaaagccTATAGCCcagcggtccccaaacttttgagggtcgcaccccccttacccctgtccgtgcCTCCaatctcccagagctggggctggggcttggggaggggggatgcgGCCCCGGTTAagcgggcagagctgggggtgggtctggggcctGGAgtggggccgaggctgggggcgggagtggagctgcagccaggctatggtgggggccggcagccaggTGCGGCTCCATTCCCAGCCTTGCCCCTGGCAGGGAATGGAGCAGCAGTCGAGGCTGGGGGCtgccgtggggcagggagcagagggccaggggcggggccaggagctggggacgtggctggag
Protein-coding sequences here:
- the PPP1R13L gene encoding relA-associated inhibitor, whose translation is MASEKMHGAPDLLDLSFQSLAMKHIDLKQVELDTAVAKVDELSRQLETLWTDSPGQTAGQPKVDRYGASPSHAPEPLRLATSPQLQYARKNLSLESTDSYISYHAETFSPTAVYSPPAKAHPASPQSPFYLQGEPLERAQSPRPKVLPVSYDSLPLPSPKGRAPSPRSLWQAGAAERLAFSRPVGRVGSPRLVPTPSEASAPQIFFPDRALSPRPPHPPPYESHSLFPTGPSSFAPFRAQDDLVIRRRPQRSWNESDLDVAYEKKSSHSAGYERGDVHAGLRQAPAGLQLAPWRESSLDGAAGQGKDECPQPYAIHSATLPRNYKVSLLPGERRPDSSFRRLLPTSQTGTLPRNWQFSQQPVSRIAMPPPSPQGMRAKRHKPLPLSMIFKLQNAFWASGASSAKGQPQGAPGSPIFLRSPQKQPQLQQPSPPAQAPLRPVPSGAEATGRASALEAPVEPVRGAPAGGDTEPELESILRGSEVAEAEEVARPLSPTRLQPVLPPEAQKVPEFEEVARVLAEIPRPLKRRGSMEQSPGPALPPTHKKQYQQLISRLFHHRGRKDDAVSAGDDLPLITETAELKAATPGSPAPVPAPQSSPAPAASPLLAVTESPGTPTPSPGTPTPSPGTPTPSPEKRSVLRKLSSPRRRLGKRVQLNPLVLLLDAALTGELDVVQQAVNELNDPSQPNDEGITALHNAICGANHNIVDFLIAVGANVNSMDSHGWTPLHCAASCNDTAICMALIRHGAAIFTTTFSDGSMALEKCDPYREGYSECFNYLADVEQNMGLLNNGVVYALWDYSAEFSDELSFREGEPVTVLRRDSQEELDWWWASLYGQEGYVPKNYFGLFPRVRPQRKV